In Dyadobacter sp. NIV53, a single window of DNA contains:
- a CDS encoding carboxypeptidase-like regulatory domain-containing protein has translation MLLHFSSEATAQTFDVSGVVKSTSGETLIGSTIRLKGTQKGTVTNEKENLFFQELAMVLLW, from the coding sequence TTGTTATTGCATTTTTCATCGGAAGCAACTGCGCAGACATTTGATGTAAGTGGGGTTGTAAAAAGTACTTCCGGTGAAACTTTAATTGGTTCTACTATCAGGTTAAAGGGAACACAAAAAGGAACTGTAACTAATGAAAAGGAGAATTTATTCTTCCAGGAGTTGGCAATGGTGCTACTCTGGTAG
- a CDS encoding bifunctional precorrin-2 dehydrogenase/sirohydrochlorin ferrochelatase has translation MNNLFPIFLKLENLHTLIIGGGYVGLEKITAVLDNSPEATITLISPEIRNEIREIALTNPRVLLIERKFEEDDFFEKDLVIVATNDKEENKRIKGLARLRHILCNVADTPPLCDFYLSSVVRKGNLKVAISTNGMSPTMAKRLKEVLTEALPDNLETAMEQLKAVRDMLKGDFAYKVDELNRITSVLVEKAEK, from the coding sequence TTGAATAATCTTTTTCCCATATTCCTCAAACTCGAAAATCTTCATACACTTATCATTGGTGGTGGTTATGTAGGTTTAGAGAAAATTACTGCTGTGTTGGACAACTCTCCGGAAGCAACAATTACGTTGATATCTCCTGAGATCAGGAATGAGATTAGAGAAATTGCCTTAACAAATCCACGGGTTCTGCTGATTGAACGGAAGTTTGAAGAAGATGATTTTTTTGAAAAGGATCTGGTGATCGTTGCTACGAATGATAAGGAAGAGAATAAGCGTATTAAAGGTTTGGCGCGGTTACGACATATTCTTTGTAACGTGGCTGATACGCCTCCGTTATGCGACTTTTATCTGTCTTCTGTTGTCAGAAAAGGCAACTTAAAAGTGGCTATTTCAACAAATGGTATGTCGCCGACCATGGCGAAACGTTTGAAAGAAGTTTTGACAGAAGCACTGCCTGATAATCTGGAAACTGCTATGGAACAATTGAAGGCCGTTCGTGATATGCTAAAAGGCGATTTTGCATATAAAGTTGATGAGCTTAATCGTATTACTTCTGTTTTAGTAGAAAAGGCAGAAAAATAA